The Lentzea guizhouensis genome contains a region encoding:
- the thrC gene encoding threonine synthase, which yields MTAVSVPTSTKFDLGPARALLCRECGNETPLAPEYACLECFGPLEVAYDFGKIRREDIEAGPRSIWRYRGLLPVPSTVEQHPNTDPGGTRLVEADRLAKALGIRKVWVKDDTGNPTHSFKDRVVGVALAAARELGFKVLACPSTGNLANAVAAAAARAGWESVVLVPSSLERAKILMSAVYEGALIAVDGNYDDVNRLAQELAAEHEDWAFVNVNVRPYYAEGSKTLGYEVAEQLGWRLPDQIVVPVASGSQLTKVDKAFRELGQLDLVEATPYRVFGAQATGCSPVATAFKEGHDVIRPVRPDTIARSLAIGAPADGPYVLDTVRRTNGAIEDVTDEEVVEGIKLLARTEGIFAETAGGVTVATAKKLVETGQIDPDGETVLLITGDGLKTLDALGDTIGPRATVPPSAEAVLKALG from the coding sequence ATGACTGCTGTCTCTGTGCCCACGAGCACCAAGTTCGACCTCGGCCCGGCCCGCGCGCTGCTGTGCCGCGAGTGCGGGAATGAGACTCCTCTCGCTCCGGAATACGCATGTCTGGAGTGTTTCGGGCCGCTGGAAGTGGCCTACGACTTCGGCAAGATCCGGCGCGAGGACATCGAAGCCGGCCCCAGGTCGATCTGGCGCTACCGCGGCCTCCTCCCCGTTCCGTCCACTGTGGAACAGCACCCGAACACCGACCCCGGCGGCACCCGCCTGGTCGAGGCCGACCGCCTCGCCAAGGCACTGGGCATCCGCAAGGTCTGGGTGAAGGACGACACCGGCAACCCCACCCACTCCTTCAAGGACCGCGTGGTCGGCGTGGCCCTGGCCGCCGCCCGCGAGCTCGGCTTCAAAGTCCTGGCCTGCCCCTCCACCGGCAACCTCGCCAACGCCGTCGCCGCAGCCGCCGCCCGCGCCGGCTGGGAGTCCGTCGTCCTGGTCCCCTCCTCCCTCGAACGCGCCAAGATCCTCATGAGCGCCGTCTACGAAGGCGCCCTCATCGCGGTCGACGGCAACTACGACGATGTCAACCGCCTGGCCCAGGAACTCGCCGCCGAGCACGAGGACTGGGCGTTCGTGAACGTCAACGTCCGCCCGTACTACGCGGAAGGCTCCAAGACCCTCGGCTACGAGGTCGCCGAACAGCTCGGCTGGCGCCTGCCCGACCAGATCGTCGTCCCGGTCGCCTCCGGCTCCCAGCTCACCAAGGTCGACAAGGCCTTCCGGGAGCTCGGCCAGCTCGACCTCGTCGAGGCCACCCCGTACCGCGTGTTCGGCGCCCAGGCCACCGGCTGCTCGCCGGTCGCCACCGCCTTCAAAGAAGGCCACGACGTCATCCGCCCGGTCCGCCCCGATACCATCGCCCGCTCCCTGGCGATCGGCGCCCCCGCCGACGGCCCGTACGTGCTCGACACGGTCCGCCGCACCAACGGCGCCATCGAGGACGTGACCGACGAAGAGGTCGTCGAGGGCATCAAGCTCCTCGCCCGCACCGAGGGCATCTTCGCCGAGACCGCCGGTGGCGTGACCGTGGCGACCGCGAAGAAGCTCGTCGAGACCGGGCAGATCGACCCCGACGGCGAGACCGTCCTGCTGATCACGGGTGACGGGCTGAAGACCCTGGACGCGCTCGGCGACACGATCGGACCGCGCGCGACGGTACCGCCGTCGGCGGAGGCCGTGCTCAAGGCGCTGGGCTGA
- the holA gene encoding DNA polymerase III subunit delta, with the protein MRSVSAPESLHLVVGEEELLVERAVRAALEAARTADPTADLTRVQVSDLTPPELAELVSPSLFAEGRVIVLQNAQDISKEIADTVLSYLKAPADGVTLVVLHTGGGRSKAAKDLPGQLKKAGAAVTECAKITKPAERESFVRNEVRQAGGKIDPEAVATLIDAVGTNLRELAAAASQLVSDTDGKVTVEEIRRYHQGKAEVTGFAVAEKAVTGDRAGAMESLRWAMQLGVPHVLVADALADAVRTVARVSAVGRADPFSLAGPLGMPPWKIKKAQAQARGWDQTGLADAMHVVAGLNADVKGVAADADYALERAVLRIVAAHGRR; encoded by the coding sequence ATGCGGAGCGTGAGCGCACCGGAGTCACTGCACCTCGTCGTCGGCGAGGAGGAGTTGCTGGTTGAACGCGCAGTTCGGGCGGCTCTCGAGGCAGCCCGCACGGCCGATCCGACCGCCGACCTGACCCGTGTGCAGGTGAGCGATCTCACGCCGCCGGAGCTGGCCGAGCTGGTGAGTCCGTCGCTGTTCGCCGAGGGCCGCGTGATCGTCCTGCAGAACGCGCAGGACATCAGCAAGGAGATCGCCGACACGGTGCTCTCCTACCTCAAGGCGCCCGCGGACGGGGTCACGCTCGTCGTCCTGCACACCGGTGGTGGCCGCAGCAAGGCGGCCAAGGACCTGCCGGGTCAGCTCAAGAAGGCGGGCGCGGCGGTCACCGAGTGCGCCAAGATCACCAAGCCCGCCGAGCGCGAGTCGTTCGTGCGCAACGAGGTGCGGCAGGCCGGCGGCAAGATCGACCCCGAGGCGGTGGCGACGCTCATCGACGCCGTGGGCACGAACCTGCGCGAGCTCGCCGCGGCGGCCTCGCAGCTGGTCTCCGACACCGACGGCAAGGTGACGGTCGAGGAGATCCGCCGCTACCACCAGGGCAAGGCCGAGGTGACCGGGTTCGCCGTCGCGGAGAAGGCCGTCACCGGTGACCGGGCGGGCGCGATGGAGTCGCTGCGCTGGGCCATGCAGCTCGGTGTGCCACACGTGCTGGTCGCCGATGCCCTGGCGGACGCGGTGCGGACGGTCGCACGCGTGTCCGCGGTGGGCAGGGCCGACCCGTTCAGCCTCGCCGGCCCGCTCGGCATGCCGCCGTGGAAGATCAAGAAAGCTCAGGCACAGGCCCGCGGCTGGGACCAGACGGGGCTGGCCGACGCGATGCATGTGGTCGCTGGCCTCAACGCCGACGTGAAAGGCGTGGCGGCCGACGCCGACTACGCCCTGGAACGCGCCGTGCTGAGGATCGTCGCCGCACACGGCCGTCGCTAG
- the rpsT gene encoding 30S ribosomal protein S20, with protein sequence MANIKSQLKRIKTNEKARLRNKSVKSSLKTAIRKFREAAEAGDKAKALELLQDASRKLDKAATKGVIHANQAANKKSAMALRANQLEG encoded by the coding sequence ATGGCGAACATCAAGTCCCAGCTCAAGCGGATCAAGACCAACGAGAAGGCGCGCCTGCGCAACAAGTCGGTCAAGTCGTCCCTCAAGACGGCCATCCGCAAGTTCCGCGAGGCTGCCGAGGCCGGTGACAAGGCGAAGGCCCTGGAGCTGCTGCAGGACGCGTCCCGCAAGCTCGACAAGGCCGCCACCAAGGGCGTCATCCACGCCAACCAGGCCGCCAACAAGAAGTCGGCGATGGCGCTGCGCGCGAACCAGCTCGAGGGCTGA
- a CDS encoding SPFH domain-containing protein, with product MSATIDTTVHMPAPAVREKHAREIAGLPMFFAGLAVVAVGVWAIIEGVRAADANEPSAGLLIAGVLVFLAAALLLRGLFTVAPGEARVLQFLGRYVGTVRSDGLRWANPLTTRQKISTRIRNHETQTLKVNDADGNPIEIAAVVVWQVEDTARARFEVDDFVRFVGIQTETAVRHIATSYPYDNHEEAGLSLRENADEITETLAIEISARVQSAGVKVIESRLTHLAYAPEIAHAMLQRQQAGAVVAARTRIVEGAVGMVELALERLAAHDVVELDEERKAAMVSNLLVVLCGDRSTQPVVNTGSLYT from the coding sequence ATGAGCGCGACGATCGACACGACAGTGCACATGCCGGCACCTGCCGTTCGTGAGAAGCACGCGCGGGAGATTGCCGGTCTACCGATGTTCTTCGCTGGGTTGGCGGTGGTTGCGGTGGGCGTGTGGGCGATCATCGAGGGGGTCAGGGCCGCCGACGCGAACGAGCCGTCAGCCGGTCTGCTGATCGCGGGGGTGCTGGTCTTCCTCGCGGCGGCGCTGCTCCTGCGGGGGCTGTTCACCGTCGCGCCCGGTGAGGCGCGCGTGCTGCAGTTCCTCGGCCGGTACGTCGGCACGGTGCGCTCGGACGGCTTGCGGTGGGCGAACCCGCTGACGACGCGGCAGAAGATCTCCACCCGCATCCGCAACCACGAGACGCAGACGCTCAAGGTCAACGACGCGGACGGCAACCCGATCGAGATCGCCGCCGTGGTCGTGTGGCAGGTCGAGGACACGGCGCGCGCACGGTTCGAGGTGGACGACTTCGTGCGGTTCGTGGGGATCCAGACGGAGACCGCGGTCCGGCACATCGCGACCAGCTACCCGTACGACAACCACGAGGAAGCCGGCCTGTCGCTGCGGGAGAACGCGGACGAGATCACCGAGACGCTCGCGATCGAGATCTCCGCACGCGTGCAGTCCGCGGGCGTCAAGGTGATCGAGTCGCGGCTGACGCACCTCGCGTACGCACCGGAGATCGCCCACGCCATGTTGCAGCGGCAGCAGGCCGGCGCGGTCGTCGCGGCACGGACCCGGATCGTCGAGGGTGCCGTGGGCATGGTGGAGCTCGCGTTGGAGCGGCTCGCCGCGCACGACGTCGTGGAGCTCGACGAGGAACGCAAGGCGGCGATGGTGTCGAACCTGCTCGTCGTCCTGTGCGGTGACCGCTCCACTCAGCCCGTGGTGAACACCGGGTCTCTGTACACCTGA
- a CDS encoding polysaccharide lyase 6 family protein, whose translation MIRSLAAIAAAALLSSFVHVPAHAAVVAVSSTASLQAAIDTARSGQRIELADGVHAGTIKITRSDITVAARRAGGTVFTSGGFALGAVRGVTVEGFVFDGTSTMSVPVEAQATRITRNTYNGNKDGASLTVSADDVQVDHNTFSNRSNEGVYLQVTGSGTEIAKRTWIHHNYFYNHSFSGSNGGESIRLGYSHKQSKSAYAVIEHNLFEKANGDPEAISVKSSDNTVRFNTIRDSKGYIVLRHGNRTAVEGNLLFGSGIRFHGNDHKVFNNYVQNTGDRAIVFGKGSETDSGPTSTSHDRPDRVTVAFNTLVGSGAVVDSDTGTHAPKDCVLANNVIQGSSSKLVDMMSGSTVKYEGNIVWGGTAGMPNGYKTVDPKLVRDANGLLRLASGSPAVNASVGTYSYVTRDFDLQARSGTRDVGADEYNSSAVRKPLTKADVGVSAP comes from the coding sequence ATGATCCGATCACTGGCCGCAATCGCCGCGGCCGCCCTGCTGTCGTCCTTCGTGCACGTACCGGCGCACGCCGCCGTCGTCGCGGTGTCGAGCACGGCCTCGCTGCAGGCCGCCATCGACACCGCCCGGTCAGGTCAGCGCATCGAGCTGGCCGACGGCGTGCACGCCGGGACCATCAAGATCACCAGGTCCGACATCACCGTCGCCGCGCGACGGGCCGGCGGCACCGTGTTCACCAGCGGTGGCTTCGCGCTCGGCGCCGTGCGTGGCGTGACCGTCGAGGGCTTCGTCTTCGACGGGACCAGCACGATGTCGGTCCCGGTCGAGGCCCAGGCCACCCGCATCACCCGCAACACCTACAACGGCAACAAGGACGGCGCCTCTCTCACGGTGAGCGCCGACGACGTGCAGGTCGACCACAACACGTTCTCGAACCGCAGCAACGAGGGCGTGTACCTGCAGGTCACCGGGTCCGGCACCGAGATCGCCAAGCGGACCTGGATCCACCACAACTACTTCTACAACCACTCGTTCTCCGGTTCGAACGGCGGTGAGTCGATCCGGCTCGGCTACAGCCACAAGCAGTCGAAGTCGGCGTACGCGGTCATCGAGCACAACCTGTTCGAGAAGGCCAACGGCGACCCCGAGGCGATCTCGGTGAAGTCCTCGGACAACACCGTCCGCTTCAACACCATTCGCGACAGCAAGGGCTACATCGTCCTGCGCCACGGCAACCGCACGGCCGTGGAGGGTAACCTGCTGTTCGGCAGTGGCATCCGGTTCCACGGGAACGACCACAAGGTGTTCAACAACTACGTGCAGAACACAGGTGACCGCGCGATCGTGTTCGGCAAGGGCTCGGAGACGGACAGCGGGCCGACCTCCACCTCGCACGACCGTCCCGACCGCGTGACGGTCGCGTTCAACACCCTGGTCGGCTCCGGCGCCGTGGTCGACAGCGACACCGGTACTCATGCGCCGAAGGACTGCGTGCTCGCGAACAACGTCATCCAGGGCTCGTCGTCGAAGCTCGTCGACATGATGAGCGGCTCGACGGTGAAGTACGAGGGCAACATCGTGTGGGGCGGCACCGCCGGCATGCCGAACGGCTACAAGACGGTGGACCCGAAGCTCGTGCGTGACGCGAACGGTCTGCTGCGTCTCGCGTCTGGAAGCCCTGCGGTGAACGCGTCGGTGGGCACCTACTCCTATGTGACGCGGGACTTCGACCTTCAGGCGCGCTCCGGCACGCGTGATGTCGGGGCGGATGAGTACAACTCGTCGGCGGTGCGGAAGCCGCTGACGAAGGCCGACGTCGGGGTCTCCGCACCCTGA
- a CDS encoding AAA family ATPase, with protein MTDLHTSDARSLAAALQGLLEEARKLVSDGAESTLVRKVTGHIGIPMAQVPTVTAKFSGWEHVNVHHGIETYLKEHSAGAEWFGIAGNRSHMALVDMLGTADGSHQLGAVDYTTVATGPDTAVEAVQLGLVASRSPGGEPVVVAVQGPVEERGDNRCSLQVLAASREIATATREEVERHIARHNLFQGKVMAFGISEHRNNQLLTFLPRPSLRPEDVVLPEGVLEAIERHVVRTASQSERLRAHGQHLKRGLLLYGPPGTGKTHTIRYLLGRLESSTVIVLSGVAMFRFLKVATALARKLEPAVVVVEDVDLIAEDRRHTSSGNPALFELLNEMDGIGSEADVTFVLTTNRVEAMEEALAQRPGRIDLAMNVPKPDADGRERLLRLYAAGTDLDLPDASAVVAASEGVTASFVKELVRRATLIALDEQPGVARVRLDEATITTALGELLDEKQSLTRSILGG; from the coding sequence GTGACAGATCTCCACACGTCCGACGCACGATCGCTCGCGGCGGCTCTGCAGGGGTTGCTGGAGGAGGCCAGGAAACTGGTCTCCGACGGCGCGGAGTCGACGCTGGTCCGGAAGGTGACGGGGCACATCGGCATCCCGATGGCGCAGGTCCCGACCGTGACGGCCAAGTTCTCGGGCTGGGAGCACGTGAACGTGCACCACGGCATCGAGACCTACCTGAAGGAGCACTCCGCGGGGGCGGAGTGGTTCGGGATCGCCGGCAACCGCTCGCACATGGCGCTGGTGGACATGCTGGGCACGGCCGACGGGAGCCACCAGCTCGGCGCCGTCGACTACACGACCGTGGCGACCGGCCCGGACACCGCTGTCGAGGCGGTGCAACTGGGTCTGGTCGCCTCACGGTCTCCCGGTGGCGAACCGGTCGTGGTCGCCGTGCAGGGGCCGGTCGAGGAACGCGGCGACAACCGCTGTTCGCTGCAGGTGCTCGCGGCCTCCCGGGAGATCGCGACGGCCACCCGTGAAGAGGTGGAGCGGCACATCGCCCGGCACAACCTGTTCCAGGGCAAGGTGATGGCGTTCGGGATCAGTGAGCACCGGAACAACCAGCTGCTCACGTTCCTGCCACGGCCGTCGTTGCGGCCTGAGGACGTCGTTCTGCCCGAGGGTGTTCTTGAGGCGATCGAACGTCATGTGGTGCGCACGGCGTCTCAGAGCGAACGGCTACGCGCGCACGGCCAGCATCTGAAACGAGGGCTCCTCCTCTACGGCCCTCCCGGCACCGGCAAGACGCACACGATCCGGTACCTGTTGGGGCGTTTGGAGTCCTCGACGGTGATTGTGCTGAGCGGCGTGGCGATGTTCCGGTTCCTCAAAGTAGCGACGGCACTCGCGCGGAAGCTGGAGCCGGCCGTGGTCGTCGTCGAGGACGTCGACCTGATCGCCGAGGACCGCAGGCACACGTCGTCGGGCAACCCCGCGTTGTTCGAGCTGCTGAACGAGATGGACGGCATCGGTTCCGAGGCCGACGTGACGTTCGTGCTCACCACGAACCGCGTGGAGGCGATGGAGGAGGCCCTCGCGCAACGTCCGGGCCGGATCGACCTCGCGATGAACGTGCCGAAGCCGGACGCGGACGGCCGGGAGCGGCTGCTGCGCCTCTACGCGGCGGGCACGGACCTCGACCTGCCGGACGCCTCCGCGGTCGTGGCGGCGAGCGAGGGTGTGACGGCGTCGTTCGTGAAGGAGCTCGTGCGGCGGGCGACGCTCATCGCGCTGGACGAGCAGCCCGGGGTGGCGCGGGTGCGGCTGGACGAGGCCACGATCACGACCGCGCTGGGCGAGCTGCTGGATGAGAAACAGTCTTTGACGCGCAGCATCCTGGGCGGTTGA
- a CDS encoding class I SAM-dependent methyltransferase — protein MESLPRIHFVELHDLDRTPPVLRTLHTESITTIYRLTDAAREYARPLARALREGADPRIVDLCAGSGGPVPLIQRRLHREGIHTSVTLTDLVPNVGAFERVEASNRRVLPSCCSVDHESSSVDATDCRVPGTRTIYGAFHHFPPALARRMLQNAVDTRSPIVIVDTKRSWLYVLLFPFFTTLAVLLAAPFQRNPLPRYLLRLVLTYLVPVLPFMMFFDSVVSFLRMYGRGELRSMVDGLDGTESFTWTIGVERGFTGAQYLIGIPRS, from the coding sequence ATGGAGTCGCTCCCGCGCATTCACTTCGTCGAGCTCCACGACCTCGACCGGACGCCGCCCGTGTTGCGAACTCTGCACACGGAGTCCATCACGACCATCTACCGGCTCACGGACGCCGCCCGGGAGTACGCGCGGCCGTTGGCGCGTGCGTTGCGCGAGGGGGCCGATCCGCGGATCGTCGACCTGTGCGCCGGGTCCGGTGGGCCGGTGCCGCTCATCCAACGCCGGTTGCACCGCGAGGGCATCCACACGTCTGTGACGCTGACCGACCTCGTGCCGAACGTGGGCGCTTTTGAGCGCGTCGAGGCTTCGAACCGGCGCGTGCTGCCGTCGTGTTGTTCGGTGGACCACGAGTCGTCGTCAGTCGACGCGACCGACTGCCGGGTGCCTGGCACGCGCACGATCTACGGCGCCTTCCACCACTTCCCGCCTGCGTTGGCTCGTCGGATGCTGCAGAACGCCGTCGACACCCGATCGCCGATCGTCATCGTCGACACCAAGCGGTCGTGGCTGTACGTGCTGCTGTTCCCGTTCTTCACGACGCTGGCCGTGTTGCTGGCGGCGCCGTTCCAGCGCAATCCGTTGCCGCGGTACCTGTTGCGGCTGGTTTTGACGTACTTGGTGCCGGTGCTGCCGTTCATGATGTTCTTCGACAGCGTTGTGTCGTTCCTGCGCATGTACGGACGCGGCGAGCTGCGTTCCATGGTGGACGGTCTTGACGGCACCGAGTCGTTCACGTGGACCATCGGCGTCGAACGCGGCTTCACCGGGGCTCAGTACCTGATCGGGATCCCTCGTTCTTGA
- a CDS encoding NUDIX hydrolase produces the protein MRAKKQRVAAYGVCINDADEILLARWLGPKGKRWILPGGGIDHGEHPYDAVVREFEEETGYAVEVLRLIGIDSELREEFHRDYHALRIMYEVRIVGGELRNEVGGTTDLAQWHPVADVGQLERVPSLDTALGLYRTAPPSGILR, from the coding sequence ATGAGGGCGAAGAAGCAGCGTGTGGCGGCCTACGGGGTGTGCATCAACGACGCCGACGAGATCCTGCTGGCGCGCTGGCTTGGCCCTAAGGGCAAACGTTGGATCCTGCCCGGCGGCGGCATCGACCACGGTGAGCACCCGTACGACGCGGTCGTCCGGGAGTTCGAGGAGGAGACCGGGTACGCGGTCGAGGTGCTGCGGCTGATCGGCATCGACTCGGAGCTCCGCGAGGAGTTCCACCGCGACTACCACGCACTTCGCATCATGTACGAGGTCAGGATCGTGGGCGGCGAGCTGCGCAACGAGGTGGGCGGCACCACCGACCTCGCCCAGTGGCACCCGGTCGCAGACGTCGGACAACTGGAACGAGTGCCCTCCCTCGACACCGCTCTCGGTCTGTACCGGACCGCCCCACCCTCGGGAATCTTGCGGTAG
- a CDS encoding tetratricopeptide repeat protein: MITSRTELTGLLVDGGVRRVALGLLGQSDARVLIADRAAGVAEDDAVGELAAMCAGLPLALAIIAAQAAQHRFPLRTLVRQLRSEGRLLDALDTGDVRTTARAVLSWSYETLSPGAQRLFRYLGLMTGADIAWPAMASLIGTRSRTLLAELLRANLVEEYLPGRFRLHDLLREYSAGLLAEETEQDRLAACTRMVDSYLHGALAADVALKAQRLRITVPPAGPGVEVPAITDYLSGLDWFAEAKACLMLGRTLLRQDRQHDAEGMFQSALRLFREFGGAAEEADVLTSIATLHLLRWQIEDAAAAAREALSLAETVRQLNCQAAALRIIGRCDLERGDHEQAVERCTAALELYRVTGDTEGEAAAQRWLGTAYRKLGRWDESVRHHERSLEIDIDLGDDYYVAVVLDQLGLTYVAMGRQTDAESAWQHSVAILDYLDHPQADTVRARLLKNEGSRSGTEPR; encoded by the coding sequence GTGATCACAAGCCGCACCGAGCTGACCGGTCTGCTGGTCGACGGTGGTGTTCGCCGGGTGGCGCTCGGGCTGCTCGGCCAGTCCGACGCGCGGGTGCTCATCGCCGACCGTGCGGCCGGTGTGGCGGAGGACGACGCGGTCGGGGAGTTGGCGGCGATGTGCGCGGGTCTGCCGCTCGCACTCGCGATCATCGCGGCGCAGGCCGCACAGCACCGGTTCCCGCTGCGGACCCTGGTGCGTCAGCTGCGCTCGGAGGGACGGCTGCTGGACGCACTCGACACCGGCGATGTCCGGACCACCGCGCGGGCGGTGCTCTCGTGGTCGTACGAGACGCTTTCGCCTGGTGCACAACGACTGTTCCGCTATCTCGGGCTGATGACCGGGGCGGACATCGCGTGGCCGGCGATGGCGTCGTTGATCGGGACGCGGAGCCGGACCCTGCTCGCGGAGCTGCTGCGGGCGAACCTCGTCGAGGAGTACCTGCCCGGCCGGTTCCGGCTGCACGACCTGCTCCGCGAGTACAGCGCCGGCCTGCTGGCCGAGGAGACCGAGCAGGACCGGCTCGCGGCGTGCACCAGGATGGTCGACTCGTACCTGCACGGTGCGTTGGCCGCTGACGTGGCGCTGAAGGCACAGCGGTTGCGCATCACCGTGCCGCCGGCAGGACCCGGTGTGGAAGTCCCGGCGATCACGGACTACCTGAGCGGGCTCGACTGGTTCGCCGAGGCCAAGGCCTGTCTGATGCTCGGACGGACGTTGTTGCGCCAGGACCGGCAGCACGACGCCGAGGGCATGTTCCAGAGCGCGCTTCGGTTGTTCCGCGAGTTCGGCGGTGCCGCCGAGGAGGCCGACGTCCTGACCTCCATCGCCACGTTGCACCTGCTGCGGTGGCAGATCGAGGACGCGGCCGCCGCTGCGCGCGAGGCGTTGTCGCTCGCGGAGACCGTGCGGCAGCTCAACTGCCAGGCCGCCGCCCTGCGGATCATCGGGCGGTGCGACCTGGAACGCGGCGACCACGAGCAGGCGGTCGAGCGGTGCACGGCCGCGTTGGAGCTCTACCGCGTCACCGGGGACACCGAGGGCGAGGCCGCTGCGCAACGGTGGCTGGGCACGGCGTACCGGAAGCTCGGCAGATGGGACGAGTCGGTGCGGCACCACGAGCGGTCGTTGGAGATCGACATCGACCTGGGCGACGACTACTACGTCGCGGTCGTTCTCGACCAGCTGGGACTCACCTACGTGGCCATGGGGCGCCAGACGGATGCCGAGTCGGCCTGGCAGCACTCGGTGGCCATCCTCGACTACCTGGACCACCCGCAGGCCGACACCGTCCGCGCCCGGCTGCTCAAGAACGAGGGATCCCGATCAGGTACTGAGCCCCGGTGA
- a CDS encoding glycoside hydrolase family 3 C-terminal domain-containing protein yields MLGEKPGAEGPADTENPVLTPEQQTWVDAVQATGKPVVVVLLTARPQVLGSAADANALVAGWLPGSEGGRAIADVLFGAVNPSGKLPISWPKALGDPTLTYDQLPGANTAANAKYDPLYAFGHGLSYTSFTTSAVTASTSRGDGVVKFTVANTGGRAGTAIVPVHVRQPASPVLTPDLRLVGFTRVELAAGQSKQVEVSFKLSQLALTVGDVDGSGRREVARGAYEAVVGADKAGFTVR; encoded by the coding sequence GTGCTGGGCGAGAAGCCGGGCGCCGAGGGACCGGCCGACACCGAGAACCCGGTGCTGACGCCGGAGCAGCAGACGTGGGTCGACGCGGTGCAGGCGACCGGCAAGCCGGTGGTCGTGGTGCTGCTCACCGCCCGCCCTCAGGTGCTGGGTTCCGCCGCGGACGCGAACGCGCTGGTCGCGGGCTGGTTGCCGGGCAGCGAGGGCGGCCGGGCCATCGCCGACGTGCTGTTCGGCGCGGTGAACCCGAGCGGCAAGCTGCCGATCTCGTGGCCCAAGGCGCTGGGCGACCCGACACTGACCTACGACCAGCTGCCGGGCGCCAACACCGCGGCGAACGCCAAGTACGACCCGCTCTACGCCTTCGGGCACGGGCTGTCGTACACGTCGTTCACCACCTCCGCGGTGACCGCTTCGACCTCGCGCGGCGACGGCGTGGTGAAGTTCACGGTGGCGAACACCGGCGGGCGCGCGGGAACGGCGATCGTGCCGGTCCACGTGCGGCAACCGGCGTCCCCGGTGCTCACGCCCGACCTGCGGCTGGTGGGTTTCACCCGCGTGGAACTGGCCGCTGGGCAGTCGAAACAGGTCGAGGTGTCGTTCAAGCTGTCCCAGCTGGCGTTGACCGTCGGCGACGTGGACGGCTCCGGACGGCGTGAGGTCGCGCGCGGTGCGTACGAGGCCGTGGTGGGCGCGGACAAGGCCGGGTTCACGGTGCGCTGA